The Rhododendron vialii isolate Sample 1 chromosome 1a, ASM3025357v1 region TTTGTGGACCAATTGGGTTGACTAGTTTCACCTTTTACACCCTCACGAAAAGTTGTCCTTTACTTGAAATTCTTAAGATGACACATACGGGAGGACAAGAGATGGATCTTTTTTGTCCGGATTATTCACATAAAAACCATCATATGCGACACGTAGATATCTTCGGGAATATGTGGTTGACTGACATGACGCTCAAGAACTTTGGGCAAGTTTGCCCGAATCTACAATTCCTCGATGTAAGTGCTTGTATGCGCCTCACCAATTTCGGCATCGGAAAAGTTTTGAGGAGATGCCCTGCCATAACACAACTGAACATCCATGGTCTTAATATTTCAGATGTTTTTGGGAGCTGTTCGAACCATTGTGTAGTGAATTTGAAGACTTTGGAAGCTCAAGAGACACAAATTGATGACAAAGGAATGGCAATGATTGGAAAAAGGTGTCGAAATCTCCAATATTTAAACATTAGATGCTGCAAAAAGACATAAAGGTGTAATGGAGGTGGTGAGGAACTGCGCATGACTGAGAAAAGTGAGCAGCGATATTTTACCTCTGATGGCGTTTTCGAGGCCCTCCCTTAGGAACGTTGATCCACCAAGTTGTGACGGTCTCAGTGAAAAGATCATAAAAACACAGTCTTGTCCTTTGGCTGCCGGATTTGAAGGATTTACGTGACTCTGTGTAGTTGTCTTGTCCCCCTATTTTACTCTGAATTCATTTGCTTTTGATCACTGAAAATAAAACTTAGTTTGATTACAGTCATGAACACTTAGTTCTTCCACTATTTCCAGTTTTTCTTGTAATG contains the following coding sequences:
- the LOC131326463 gene encoding uncharacterized protein LOC131326463, yielding MGDLAQYLYNLTSIDFCGPIGLTSFTFYTLTKSCPLLEILKMTHTGGQEMDLFCPDYSHKNHHMRHVDIFGNMWLTDMTLKNFGQVCPNLQFLDVSACMRLTNFGIGKVLRRCPAITQLNIHGLNISDVFGSCSNHCVVNLKTLEAQETQIDDKGMAMIGKRCRNLQYLNIRCCKKT